Sequence from the Corallococcus sp. EGB genome:
GGCTACTCGCCGCGCGAGGCCATGTTGATGGACCCGCAGCACCGCCTGTTCCTGGAGTGCGCCTGGGAGGCGCTGGAGCGGGCCGCGCACGGGCTGGACGGGGACTCGCGCTCGGTGGGCGTCTTCGCGGGCACCAGCCTGAGCACCTACCTGCTCTTCAACCTGCGCACGCACCCGGAGCTGCTCACCTCGGAGGAGACCTTCCAGGTGATGATTGGCAACGACAAGGACTTCCTCGCCACCCGGCTGGCATACCACCTGGACCTGAAGGGGCCGGCGCTGGATGTACAGACGGGCTGTTCCACCTCGCTCGTCGCCACCCACCTGGCGTGTCAGGCCCTGCTCGGCTTCCAGTGCGACGTGGCCATCGCGGGCGGCGTGTCCGTCGACGTCCCGCAGCGCACCGGCTACGTGCACCAGGCCGGCGGCATCGCGTCGCCGGACGGGCACTGCCGCCCCTTCGACGCGCAGGGCCAGGGCACGCTGTTCGGCAGCGGCGTGGGCGTGGTGGTGCTCAAGCGGCTGTCGGATGCGCTCGCGGACGGCAGCCCCATCCACGCCGTCATCCGCGCCTCCGCCATCAACAACGACGGCGCGGCGAAGCTGGGCTTCACCGCCCCCAGCGCGGAGGGCCAGGCGGAGGTCATCGCCCGGACGCATGCGCTGGCGGACGTGACGCCCGATACCGTGGGCTACGTGGAGACGCACGGCACCGGCACGCTGCTGGGCGACCCGGTGGAGGTCTCCGCGCTGACCACCGCCTTCCGCGCGGGGACGGAGGCCCATGGCTTCTGCGCGCTGGGGTCGGTGAAGTCCAACATCGGCCACCTGGACGCGGCGGCGGGCGTGGCGGGCCTCATCAAGACCGCCCTGGTGGTGGAGCACGGGCGCATCCCGCCCACGCTGCACTTCCGCACGCCCAATCCCAACATCGCCTGGGAGGACAACCCCTTCTACGTCAACGCGGAGCTGAAGGCGTGGGACACCGCGGGGGCCCCGCGCCGCGCGGGCGTCAGCTCGTTCGGCATCGGCGGCACCAACGCGCATGCCCTGCTGGAGCAGGCGCCAGCGCGCCCGCCGTCCGGTCCGTCGCGGCCGTGGAAGCTGCTGGCGCTCTCCGCGCGGACGCCGGGCGCGCTGGACGCGCTCACCCGCAACCTGGGCGCGCACCTGGACGCGAACCCCGGCCTGGACCTGGCGGACGTGGCGTACACGCTCCAGGTAGGCCGCAAGGCCTTCCCCCGGCGCCGGGTGCTGGTCTGCGCGGCCTCCGAGGACGCGGTCCGGCTGCTCGAGGACGTGGATCCGGAGTTCGTGCACACCGGCGAGGCGAAGGACGGCGGCCGCGCCGTCACGTTCCTCTTCCCGGGCGGCGGCGCCCAGCACCTGCGCATGGGGCAGGAGCTGTACGAAACGGAGTCCGCCTTCCGCGAGGCCTTCGATGCCTGCGCCGCCATCCTCAGCCGGCTCGGCGGCCCGTCGCTGCGCGCCGTCCTCTACCCCGCGGGCGACGCGGACGGCGGGGCGCCCCTGCCGCGCCCGTCCGTGGGGCTGCCCGCGCTCTTCAGCGTGGAGTACGCGCTGGGCCGGCTGTGGGAGGCGTGGGGAATCCAGCCGGAGTCCCTGATTGGCCACAGCATGGGCGAGTACGTGGCCGCGTGCCTCGCGGGCGTCTTCAGCCTGGAGGACGCGCTGGCGCTGGTGACGGAGCGCGGACGTCTGTTCGAGAAGCTGCCCCCGGGCGGCATGGTGAGCGTGGCGCTGCCGGAGCAGGACGTCCGCCCCCTGCTGGGCGCGCACCTGTCGCTGGCCGCGGTGAACGCGCCGTCGCAGTGCGTGGTGGCCGGCGACAGCGCGGCGGTGGAGGCCCTGGTCGCGGACCTCGCGGCCCGGGGCGTGGAGCACCGGCGCATCCACATCGACGTGGCCGCGCACTCGCACCTCATCGACTCCATCCTCCCGGCGTTCGCGTCCTGCGTGGGGCGGCTGAAGCTGAGTCCCCCGAAGCTGCCCATCGTGTCCGGCGTGACGGGCACCTGGCTGACGGCGGAGGAGGCCACGAGCCCCGCGTACTGGGTGAAGCACCTGCGGCAGCCCGTGCGCTTCGGCCAGGGCGTGCGCACGCTGCTGGAGGACCCGTCGCGCGTCCTCCTGGAGGTGGGCCCGGGCCGCACGCTGGGGTCGCTCGCACGGCTCCAGGTGGAGCGCGGCCAGCCCACCGTGGTCCTCACGTCGATGCGGGCCCCTCGCGAGCCCGGCTCCGACCTGCGCTTCGCGCTGACCACCCTCGGCCGCCTGTGGGTCGCGGGCGTGCCCGTGGACTGGCGCAAGCTCTCCCAGGGCGAGGAGCGGCGGCGCGTGGTGTTGCCCACCTACCCCTTCGAGCGCAAGCGGCACTGGCTGGAGCCGCGCGCGGAGGGCGCGTCCGTCAGCGCGCCGGGACCGCTCGCCCGCCGCGAGGACCGGGCGCAGTGGTTCTACCTGCCGTCCTGGAAGCGCACGGTGGCCCCGCCCCGGGACGCCGCCGCGAGCCCGCCGGGCTGGCTCGTCTTCATCGACGCGGGCGGGCTGGGGGATGCCCTGGCGGCGCGGCTCACGCAGGAGGGCGGCCACGTCCTGCGCGTGCGGCCGGGCACCGGGTTCCTCCGCCACGAGGACGGCACCTTCGAGGTGGCTCCGGAGCAGGCGGAGACGTACGCGGCGCTGGTGGCCGCGCTGGCCGGGGACGGCGCGCGCCCCTCGCGCATCATCCACCTGTGGGGTGTGGACGCGGCCGGACCGGACACGGCCGGCGTGGAGCATGCCCAGCGCCTGGGCCTGCACAGCCTGCTGTTCCTGGCGCAGGCGCTGGAGGGGCAGGGCTCGCGCGGGCCGGTGCACCTCACGGTGGTGTCCACGGGCGTGCAGGCCGTCACCGGCCACGAGGCGCTCACGCCGGCCAAGGCCACCGTGCTGGGCGCGTGTCGCGTGCTGCCCAACGAGGTGCGGGGCCTGACGTGTCAGGCCATCGACGTGGAGCCCGCCGTCAGCCCCGACGCGCTCCAGGCCCTGGCCGCGCGCCTGGCCGTGGAGGTGTCCGCCGCGCCCGCCAACGGCATCACGGCGCTGCGCGGGGCCTACCGGTGGGAGCAGACCTTCGAGCCGGTGCGGATGGAGGCCCCCGCCCCCAACGCCTCCCGCCTGCGCCCGCGCGGCACGTACCTCATCACCGGCGGCCTGGGCGGCATCGGCCTGGTGCTGGCGGAGCACCTCGCCCGCCAGGTGCAGGCGCGGCTGGTGCTGGTGGGCCGCGGCGCCCTGCCGGAGCGCGCCACCTGGGAGGGCTGGCTCGCGTCCTCGGCCGCGAACGACGCCACGGCGCAGCGGATCCGCCAGGTGCTGGCGCTGGAGGCGCTGGGCGCGGAGGTGCTCGTGCTCCAAGCGGACGTGGGCTCCTCGGAGCAGATGGCGCGCGTGCTCCACCACGCTCGCGAGGCGTTCGGCCCCCTGCATGGCGTCATCCACGCCGCGGGCGTGCCCGCCGGAGGACTGGCCCAGCTGCGCACCCGTGACGCGGTGGACGCCGTGCTCAGGCCCAAGGTGCTGGGCACGTGGGTGCTGCATGAGCTGCTGCGCGGCGTGCCGCTCGACTTCTTCCTGCTGTGCTCCTCGCGCACCGCGTACACGGCCGAGCCCGGGCAGATCGACCACTGCGCCGCGTGCGGCTTCCAGGACGCCTTCGCCCACCACGCCGCCCTCCAGGGGGACACGAAGGTGCTGTCGCTGGGCTGGGACACCTGGCGCGAGGTGGGCCAGGCCGTCTCCACCGCCCTGCCCGACGCGGCCCGGGGCCTCCGCGACGCCACGCTCGCGCACGCGCTCACGTCCGCGGAGGGCGTGGACGTCTTCGAGCGCGTCCTCGCCCACCCCAGCCCCAGCATCATCGTCTCCACGCGGGAGCTGGGCGCGGCCATCGCCAGCAGCGCGGCCCTGCTGGACACGCTGATGGGCGGGGCCCCCTCCGACGCGGTCCCCGGCGAGGCCCCCGTCCACCTGGACGACGCCGAGCGCGCGCTGATGGAGATCTGGCAGCGCCTGCTGGGCGTGGAGGAGGTGGGCCTGCACGAGAACTTCTTCGAGCTGGGGGGCAACTCGCTCATCGGCCTGAAGGTCCTCCATGAGGTGAAGCGGCGCTTCGACCGGGACCTGCCCGTCGTGGCCCTCTTCGAGAATCCCACCCTGGGGGCCATGGCCCGGCTGCTCACGCCGCAGGCGTCGGCCGCGCCCGCGGCCCAGGACCGGCGCGGGCGCGGTGCTCGCCGCCGCGAACAGCTGCAGCAGCGCCGCCCCACGGGCCGCTGAACCCCATCCAAGGAACG
This genomic interval carries:
- a CDS encoding type I polyketide synthase, which codes for MNETTLDEGNDLLIAIVGMAGRFPGSPDVDAFWRNLCAGVEGIRHFTDEELLARGVPPERLKEPGFVRAGAVLDGVDQFDAAFFGYSPREAMLMDPQHRLFLECAWEALERAAHGLDGDSRSVGVFAGTSLSTYLLFNLRTHPELLTSEETFQVMIGNDKDFLATRLAYHLDLKGPALDVQTGCSTSLVATHLACQALLGFQCDVAIAGGVSVDVPQRTGYVHQAGGIASPDGHCRPFDAQGQGTLFGSGVGVVVLKRLSDALADGSPIHAVIRASAINNDGAAKLGFTAPSAEGQAEVIARTHALADVTPDTVGYVETHGTGTLLGDPVEVSALTTAFRAGTEAHGFCALGSVKSNIGHLDAAAGVAGLIKTALVVEHGRIPPTLHFRTPNPNIAWEDNPFYVNAELKAWDTAGAPRRAGVSSFGIGGTNAHALLEQAPARPPSGPSRPWKLLALSARTPGALDALTRNLGAHLDANPGLDLADVAYTLQVGRKAFPRRRVLVCAASEDAVRLLEDVDPEFVHTGEAKDGGRAVTFLFPGGGAQHLRMGQELYETESAFREAFDACAAILSRLGGPSLRAVLYPAGDADGGAPLPRPSVGLPALFSVEYALGRLWEAWGIQPESLIGHSMGEYVAACLAGVFSLEDALALVTERGRLFEKLPPGGMVSVALPEQDVRPLLGAHLSLAAVNAPSQCVVAGDSAAVEALVADLAARGVEHRRIHIDVAAHSHLIDSILPAFASCVGRLKLSPPKLPIVSGVTGTWLTAEEATSPAYWVKHLRQPVRFGQGVRTLLEDPSRVLLEVGPGRTLGSLARLQVERGQPTVVLTSMRAPREPGSDLRFALTTLGRLWVAGVPVDWRKLSQGEERRRVVLPTYPFERKRHWLEPRAEGASVSAPGPLARREDRAQWFYLPSWKRTVAPPRDAAASPPGWLVFIDAGGLGDALAARLTQEGGHVLRVRPGTGFLRHEDGTFEVAPEQAETYAALVAALAGDGARPSRIIHLWGVDAAGPDTAGVEHAQRLGLHSLLFLAQALEGQGSRGPVHLTVVSTGVQAVTGHEALTPAKATVLGACRVLPNEVRGLTCQAIDVEPAVSPDALQALAARLAVEVSAAPANGITALRGAYRWEQTFEPVRMEAPAPNASRLRPRGTYLITGGLGGIGLVLAEHLARQVQARLVLVGRGALPERATWEGWLASSAANDATAQRIRQVLALEALGAEVLVLQADVGSSEQMARVLHHAREAFGPLHGVIHAAGVPAGGLAQLRTRDAVDAVLRPKVLGTWVLHELLRGVPLDFFLLCSSRTAYTAEPGQIDHCAACGFQDAFAHHAALQGDTKVLSLGWDTWREVGQAVSTALPDAARGLRDATLAHALTSAEGVDVFERVLAHPSPSIIVSTRELGAAIASSAALLDTLMGGAPSDAVPGEAPVHLDDAERALMEIWQRLLGVEEVGLHENFFELGGNSLIGLKVLHEVKRRFDRDLPVVALFENPTLGAMARLLTPQASAAPAAQDRRGRGARRREQLQQRRPTGR